CATCCTCCGGCCTCATATTTGGAATCCTGCAACACTCCGAGTCTACCACGCGCCAAGGCAATCCATGACAAGTGGCGGCGATTTCCCCGGACGATAAGCCGATTTTCATGGACCATGCTTGGAGAACAGACCATGGATAGAACATTTTCTTGTCTTTGCAACCTGGTTGCCTTTCTCGTCGCTGCTGCCATGTCCTGGCGGGATATACGGACGCGGCTGGTAGCCGACCATGAACTCGCCTGGTTCGCCTTTTTTGCCGTGCTGCCCCGCCTTCTGGCTCCGCCTCCCCTTTATTCGGTTCCGCTTCCTCTCTGGCTGTGGCAAAGCGTAGAACTGATCCGGACATCAGGGGGTGGGGGTCTGCTCCTCATCTTGAAGCTCCCCGCACGCCTTGTAACAGGCCGGAACCTTCTGGGCATGGGTGACGTTCTCTTCACCCTTGCAGCCGGCTTCATGCTGCCTGCGGGCGCTTCCGTGCACATGGTCTGCCTGGCTTTTCTTCTGGCCCTCCCTTTCTCCCTGGCAAAGATCCTGGGCCGAAAGAAAAAGGATCCGCTGCCCTTCATCCCCTTTTTGACGGCCTCCGCTTTCATCATCCGTTTGCTGCCGACGTCCGCGCGCTTCTTTTGAACTTGCCCTTATCGTGCTAAAATGGATCAGTCCGGAAAAGGACAAAGGAACCATTCGGATGCCACGAAGAATACTTAAACCCCTGATCATTCTGATCGTCATCGTCTTGCTGATCGGGGCCGCCTTCATCGGGTACGGCCTCGGCTATCGCTATGTCCGGGAACAGGACAAACGGCTGGGTTATCTCAAGGACCGTTTTGATGCCCGCGGTTTTGCCCCCTTCAACAAGGATACGCCGGACGCCATTGAGATCTACATCGAGCAGCAGGCCAGCACGCGGGACATCGCAGAAATGCTGAAAGAAAGAGGTTTCATCGGAAACACCTTCGCCTTTGAATTCCTGTCCAAGTTCAACGGATTCGACGGCCAGTATAAATACGGCACCCACTACCTTTTGCCCGGCATGAGCTATGACGAGATCATGGTGGTCCTGACCAACCGGCCCCAGCCGGTCACCATCTCCTTCCCCGAGGGCATGACCTACCAGCAGATGAAAGAGAAAATGCTGGCCGCCGGCATGCGCTTCAACCCTGATTTGCTGGACGCCATGGTGCGCCAGCCGGGGCTTTTTGCCGACTATTCCTTCGTACCGCTCATCGAGGGTTCGCCCGGCCGCGACTGGTTGCTGCAGGGCTACCTGTGGCCCGACACCTACCAGTTCGACATCAACGCGACCGAACAGCAGATCCTGCGCATGTTCCTCAACAATACCGAGCGGGTGCTGGAAGAAGGCGGCTATTATGAACGGGCTGAGAAAATCGGAATGAGCCTGGACCGTGTCATCACCCTGGCTTCCATCGTTCAGCAGGAGGGGCCCATCAATGAGATGCCCATGATCGCCAAGGTCTTCCTGAACCGCCTCAACACCGACATGGCCATTCAGTCGGATGCCACCATCAACTACCTGCTGCTGGAAGACGGCCGAGATCCCTACATGTGGATAAAAGGCGAGGATGTCGACCGCTATCGGGAAAACGCCTACAATACCTATACGCACCAGGGTTTGCCACCCGGGCCCATCAATTCACCGGGAACCGTCGCCATTGAGGCCGTCCTCTGGCCGGCCACGGAGCGCACCTGGAAAGGAGCCAACTCCTACCTTTATTTCTGCGCTACCGGTGAAGGAACCAGCGATTTTTCCAAAACCCTGGCAGAGCATGAAGCCAAGGTCGCCCGCTACAGTTCCAAGTAAACATCAAGCGAGAAAATAAAGACAGAGCGCCAGACCCCCCAGGCAAAGCAAACCGATGATCCGATTGGCCAGCCGGAAGGGCCTCGTTTCGCTTTTTTTCCCCACTGCCCCACCCGCCTTTTCGCGCCTGGCCGGCATGCCCGTCAGCGCCAGGGGAGCCAGCAGAAGCA
The nucleotide sequence above comes from Fastidiosipila sp.. Encoded proteins:
- the mltG gene encoding endolytic transglycosylase MltG; amino-acid sequence: MPRRILKPLIILIVIVLLIGAAFIGYGLGYRYVREQDKRLGYLKDRFDARGFAPFNKDTPDAIEIYIEQQASTRDIAEMLKERGFIGNTFAFEFLSKFNGFDGQYKYGTHYLLPGMSYDEIMVVLTNRPQPVTISFPEGMTYQQMKEKMLAAGMRFNPDLLDAMVRQPGLFADYSFVPLIEGSPGRDWLLQGYLWPDTYQFDINATEQQILRMFLNNTERVLEEGGYYERAEKIGMSLDRVITLASIVQQEGPINEMPMIAKVFLNRLNTDMAIQSDATINYLLLEDGRDPYMWIKGEDVDRYRENAYNTYTHQGLPPGPINSPGTVAIEAVLWPATERTWKGANSYLYFCATGEGTSDFSKTLAEHEAKVARYSSK